TCTGGGCTTTCTATATATTGGccaattttagtaattttacatGTTCCAAGGCACAGGAGTTGTCCCTAGATGTCTGATACTAGCTTCTGGGGTGACTGAGGCTGATACATATTGAATCGAGTTTGAGAGCGTGTTAAGGACAGTGGTTGGGACTGTACCTTATCAGCTGTTCCAAATACAGCACTGTCAAGCCTCTAGCAATGGCCTCAACAATGGGCAGAAacactattgttattatttttgagacagtttcactctgtcacccaggctggagtgcagtggcgtgatctcagctcaccgcaacctctccctccccggttcaagtgattctcctgcctcagcctctgatgtagctgggattacagacatgcgtgacacacccagctaattttgcatttttagtagagacggggtttcaccatgttggtcaggctgtctcgaactcctgacctcagatgatctgcctgccttggcctcccaaagggctgagattataggcatgagcccccgccCCCGGCCCATTATTCTCTTAAAAGAATGATGTATCAAAACACTGTGGTACTAGCACAAAGGCATACATATAGTGGAATGAAGAGGCCAGAAAGAAGTCCTCATATTTATGCTCAGATTGTTAACAAGAGTGCAAAAACTTATTAAggagtcttttcaataaataattttcaaaaagctaCATATCTAGATGTGAAAGAATAAAGTTGAACTCTTGCCTTCCTCCATTTACTAAAACGAACTGAAATAAATCAGACTTAAAAGGacaacttaaaactataaaactcttagaaaaataaCAGGAAATTATATTTACTGAGAAtagcatgaaagaaagaaaaaaaaacaaaaaaacaaaaaaaaagaacaggaaaaagttTTCATGACATTGGACTTAGCAATAATTTCTTGGATAAAACAACATAAGCATAAGAAACAAACATAACATACATTGGACTCCACTGAAATTTCAGGgcaaaataaaagacattatgGACAGAGTGAAAAGGAAACAGACTGAATGGGAGACAGTATGTGAAAAACAAGTATCTGAAAGGAGTTAATATTTAGAATATGTATATAGagtatgtacatataaaatacatacatgttaACCACTCAACAAAGTATATATGCTTCACATCCTGTTCTATACAATGAAAGCATACAATCTTACCTGccaatttacaaaaatgtttttttaataggCAAAGAcattgaacagacatttctccaaagaacataTACAATTAGtcaacaagcaaatgaaaagatgctaaacatCAATActgaaatgcaaaccaaaaaaccataataaaataaCATCTACACCCATTAGTATagctatgatttaaaaaacaaagtgagctggatgtggtagctcatgcctgtaattccaatactttaggtggatcattaggtcaggagatcaagaccatcctggctaacacagtgaaaccccatctctactaaaaatacgaaaaattagctggatgtggcggcacgtacctatagtcctagctaattgggaggctgaggcaggagaaccacttgaacctgagaggcagaggttgcagtgagctgagatttttgccattgcactccagcctggcaacaagtgagtcaccatcttaaaaaaaaaaaagaaaaaaagaaaaagaaaaaacaaaaaacaaaaaacaaagtgttGGCAATAATGTGAAAAACTGGAACCCCtgcactggtgggaatgtaaaatggtacagctactacGGAAAATAGTTCCccccaaaatttaaaacagaattaacAGGAAGCACcatttccacttctgggtatatgcccagaaaGAATTTAAAGTGTGGCCTCAGGAGGTATTTGAATATTCATGATCACAGCAGCATTAACAGCAGATGAGTGGAAGTAACTCAAATGTGCACTGatcaaagaatacagaaaaagtgGCATATACGTATACCACAGTCATGTGCCACGCATTTCTGTTTACCATGGACCACGTGTGTAACAGTAATACCGTATTATAACAGAGCTAAAAAACTCCTATCGCAAAGTGACATCATAGCCACTGTCACTCAATGCCATTACTTAAGTGTGTGTGGTGACGCTGGCGCAAACAAACGTACTGggctgccagtcatataaaaagATAGCACATAAAATTATGTGCAGTACAAAATACTTGCTAATAAATCACTGCTactagtttatgtatttactatacgtTTTGTCACTAGAATGTTCattctctatatatgtataagtatatatataaagttaactctatggacaggcgtggtggctaatgcctgtaatcctagcactttgggaggccaaggcagacagccagaggccaggtgttcaagactggcctgggcaacatagcaagaccccatctctactaaaaaaaaaaaaaatagttgagtatggtggcactcttgtagttccagctattcaggaggctgaggcaggatagctTGAGGTAaagaagttaaggctgcagtaagctgtgactatgccactgaactccaggctgggtgctagacctggtctctaaaaaaaatagcaagactAGCCTGAGATGGCCAGgagctgtgactcatgcctgtaatcccagcactttgcgaggccagggcaggcagatcatggaggtcaggagttcaagaccagcctgaccaacatggagaaaccctgaatccactaaaaatacaaaaatcagctggacgtggtggcgggtgcctataatcccaactatttgggaggttgaggcaggagaattgcttgaacccaggaggcggaggttgcggtgagccaagattgtgccactgcactccagcctgggcaacaaagcaagactctggctaaaaaaaaaaatagcctgaggCAGGCTTCAGAAAATATTCCAGAATACATTGTTATTATAGGAGATAACAAAGCCATGTTATTGACCCTGAAAACCTTCTAGTGGGACAAGATGCGGAGGTGAAAGACAGTGTTATTAATGATCCTGACCTGGTGTAGGCCTCGACTAATGTGtgtcttagtttaaaaaaaaattaagaagttaaaaaaattaaatagaaaaagctTATAGAAGAATATAAAGGAGTATTTCTATACAGgctgtatgtgtttgtgttttaggaTAAGTGTTATTATGAGagtgaaaaagtttaaaattgcaAAGTTTACAGTATGGGTTAATTTCtcagaagtaaaaaagaaaaaagaaagtaaataaaactgcaaagtttatgaagtaaaaaagttacagtagactatgatttattgtttttttttaaatttttattattggccgggcgcagtggctcaagcctgtaatcccagcactttgggaggccgaggcgggtagatcacgaggtcaagagatcgagaccatcccggtcaacatggtgaaaccccgtctctactaaaaatacaaaaaaattagctgggcatggtggcgcgtgcctgtaatcccagctattcaggaggctgaggcaggagaattgcctgaacccaggaggcggaggttgcagtgagccgagattgcgccattgcactccagcctgggtaacaagagtgaaactctgtctcaaaaaaaaaaaaatttattattattattttttttaataggcggggtttcaccatgttggtctggctggtcttgaactcccaacctcaggtaatccacccgccctggcttccaacgtgcttggattacaggtgtgagccaccacgcccagccaggttaatttattactaaagaaaaaattaatttagagcAGCCCCAGTGTacaatgtttataaagtctacaacGAGGTACAGTAATGTCCGAGAGCTTTACATTCACTCACAACTCACTCCCTGATGTGTTTCAATCAGGGAACaatattcaatacagtaacatgcttttaaggtttgcagcctaggagcaatgggCCATATCACACAGCCTAGGTGCGTAATAGGCTATACCctccaggtttgtgtaagtacactctttgttcacacaatgacaaaatcccTTAAGATGAATTACTCAGAAAATACTCCTcttgttaagcaatgcatgactacATTGGGATTTCATTCGGcctttaaaaaagatgaaaattataagttatgctacaacatggataaaccctgaaGACATTAAGGGAAGTAAGCCACAAAATAAGTCACAGAAGTCTAAAACTTAAGTTTTTTCACACGAAGTATTTACAGTAGTAAAATTCATACAGTAGCGGTTGTCAGGGGGTGGGTGGAGTAGGGAATAAGGAGTGGTTTAAAgcagcggtccccaacctttgTGGCACCAgaaactggtttcatggaagCCAATTTTTCCACAAACCAGGgacagaggagggggaggatAGTTTCAGGATAAAACTGTTCCAACTCAGATCATCAGCCATtcgattctcataaggagcacacaacctaaacccctcacatgcacagttcacaatagggtttgtacTCCTATGAAAATCGAATGCTgctactgatctgacaggaggtagagctcaggtggtaatactggcctggttcctaacagtcTGCAACCGGGCCATTCTGGAGCTGGTACCACTCTGCAGTCTGGTGGTTGTGGACCCCTGGTTAAAGGGTTTAATGTTTCAGTTTAAGTTGAGAAAACTTCTGAATATAATTGACAACAATGTGAAtgacttaacactactgaacagTACATTTAAATATGGGTTGAGATAGTAGATTTTAAGTTACctgtattttgccacaattacAAATGTTCTTAACGTAATTCCCAGCAGGAAATCCTTGCAGATTTGTCCAAACTCTCAACATTAAATTTACGTATATTAATAAGTTCTTTATCTGATACGAACTTTTTGGTGCTTAATGAAGTGACAGTTTTGGTTAAAGACTGCATTCACTGCACTAAGGCCTTTCTCCAttgtgaattctctgatgtttAATGAGGCTGGAGTTGTATTTAAATACTTTGTTGCATTCACCACACTCATAAAACTTTTCTccattgtgatttttttggtgCTGACCAGTATTACATTTGTTGCTGAAGTCTTTCCCACAATCCCTTAACTTAACAGGACTTTCTCCAGGGTGAGACTGCTGATGTGTAATAAGGCTTGATTTGGTCCTAAACAATTCCCCACATTTACTGCACTCATGAGGCTTCTCCCCAGTGcaaattttataatgtttaattAATGTAGAACGGTATCCAAGGAACTTCCCACAGTTGCTGCATTTATAAggcttttctccagtgtgaactctctGATGAATAATGAGTTTGTAGCTATCCCTTAAGaatttcccacattcactgcactcGTAAggtctttctccagtgtgaattttCTGATGTCTACTCAGTGTACAGTTATATCTAAAGAATTTCCCACATTTGCTGCATTTATAAggcttttctccagtgtgaattctctgatgaATAACAAGTTTGTAGCTGTACATAAAGAATTTCCCGCATTCACTGCACTTATAAggtctttctccagtgtgaattttCTGATGTCTGCTCAGTGTACAGCGATATCTAAAGAATTTCCCACATTTGCTACATTTATAAggcttttctccagtgtgaattctctgatgaATAATAAGTTTATAGTTGTCCATAAAGAatttcccacattcattgcattcataaggcctttctccagtATGGATTTTCTGGTGACCATCTAGATAAGCCTGTGTAAGGAAGGCCCTCCCACATTCACTACATGCATAAGGCCTTGGCCTGATGTTGATCCTTGTGTGTTGAATGTCATATCTTTTTGAAAATGCTTCAGTGTGGATTTTCTGGTGCCGAACTAGGTGGAACTTTCTAacaaaggctttcccacattcagtgcactcataaggcctttctccagCGTGAATTTTCAGGTGCTTAACAATAGGTTTGAGGCTAAAGCCTTTCCCATATTCGCTACACTTATAAGGCCTTTTGCCAGTATGAACTCTTTGATGCATATTGAGTGTGGAGTGATGATTAAAGAATTTTCCACACATGCTGCATTCAAGAGGCCCTTCCCCAGTATGAAGTCTCTGATGACTACTGAGTGTGAAGCTGTCCACAAACAATTTCCCACATTCACTACACTCATAATGCCTTTCCCCATTGTGAACATTCTGATGTCTAATGAGTGTAGAGTTATACATAAAAAATTTCCCACACTTGTGGCATTCATAGGGCTGTTCTCCAGTACAGATTTTCTGGTGACCAACCAGATGAGCCCGTGTAAGGAAAGCTTTCCCACATTGGGTGCATTCATAAGGTACTGGTTTACTGCAAATCTCCTGATTTTCAACAGAGTCAGGCCTTTTTGAAAGAAAGTCTTCATTAGGCATTTTCTGGTGCTGAACTAGGTTGGATTTTCTAATAAAGGTCTTTCCACATTCAGTGCATtcataaggcctttctccagCATGATTTTGCTGATACTTAATAAGGTTGGAATTGTACCTAAACAGTTCCCCACATTCACTGAACTCATAAGGCCTCTCCCCAGTATGGGTTTTTTGGTGCTCAAACAGCTTATGTTGGTGGCAAAAGTCTTTCCCACCTTGGCTGGAGTTGTGATCATTCTGTTCATCTTGAAAGGCTTCCCCATCCTGGGTATCCCTGTACAGCTTCCACCCACTGCTTAAGATCTGTTGCTGGAGAGGGTCTGAACTGGCAGTAAAATCCTTGCCGCTCCGTGTGCAGGTGAAGTTCCTCTCTGCCATGTGAACACTGTTGTTCAAAAATGAAGCCCTCCACTCATCACTTCTGGTGAGCTTCTCTCTAATCTGCTCCTTTTGGTACAGGTGATGCTCTGCTGCACACGTGTACAGCCCTTGCTCAGGGTGTGttccactgtgctcagccaggtGCAGAATGTCCTTCAGAAGTGTGCTACATGTCTTGCAGGGCTGGGCCTCCAGG
This genomic interval from Saimiri boliviensis isolate mSaiBol1 chromosome 14, mSaiBol1.pri, whole genome shotgun sequence contains the following:
- the ZNF749 gene encoding zinc finger protein 749, with protein sequence MAVAAMHKDPAQDCMVFEDVAIYFSQEEWGILNDAQKHLHSNVMLENFALLSSVGCWHGAKDKEAPSKQCVSVRVLQVTTPKPALYTLEAQPCKTCSTLLKDILHLAEHSGTHPEQGLYTCAAEHHLYQKEQIREKLTRSDEWRASFLNNSVHMAERNFTCTRSGKDFTASSDPLQQQILSSGWKLYRDTQDGEAFQDEQNDHNSSQGGKDFCHQHKLFEHQKTHTGERPYEFSECGELFRYNSNLIKYQQNHAGERPYECTECGKTFIRKSNLVQHQKMPNEDFLSKRPDSVENQEICSKPVPYECTQCGKAFLTRAHLVGHQKICTGEQPYECHKCGKFFMYNSTLIRHQNVHNGERHYECSECGKLFVDSFTLSSHQRLHTGEGPLECSMCGKFFNHHSTLNMHQRVHTGKRPYKCSEYGKGFSLKPIVKHLKIHAGERPYECTECGKAFVRKFHLVRHQKIHTEAFSKRYDIQHTRINIRPRPYACSECGRAFLTQAYLDGHQKIHTGERPYECNECGKFFMDNYKLIIHQRIHTGEKPYKCSKCGKFFRYRCTLSRHQKIHTGERPYKCSECGKFFMYSYKLVIHQRIHTGEKPYKCSKCGKFFRYNCTLSRHQKIHTGERPYECSECGKFLRDSYKLIIHQRVHTGEKPYKCSNCGKFLGYRSTLIKHYKICTGEKPHECSKCGELFRTKSSLITHQQSHPGESPVKLRDCGKDFSNKCNTGQHQKNHNGEKFYECGECNKVFKYNSSLIKHQRIHNGERP